A genome region from Arachis duranensis cultivar V14167 chromosome 8, aradu.V14167.gnm2.J7QH, whole genome shotgun sequence includes the following:
- the LOC107463623 gene encoding HVA22-like protein e, which produces MAGNKLWTLLTHLHSLAGPVLTLVYPLYASVVAIESPSKVDDQQWLAYWIIYSFLTLAEIVLESLLEWVIIWYDVKLLFVAWLVLPQFMGAAFLYERFVREHIRRYVTGRGQAHNQPSLIQAQPKIHKQQTKKSPTGSKPRKKFVDFIIPKKGDNQEAY; this is translated from the exons atggcTGGCAATAAGTTGTGGACTTTGCTCACACACCTTCATTCCCTTGCTGG GCCGGTTTTGACGCTAGTGTACCCTTT GTATGCATCGGTGGTAGCCATAGAATCTCCATCAAAGGTAGATGATCAACAGTGGCTTGCTTATTGGATCATCTATTCGTTTCTCACACTTGCGGAAATTGTTCTTGAATCTCTTTTAGAGTG GGTTATAATTTGGTATGACGTGAAGTTATTATTTGTGGCATGGTTGGTATTGCCACAATTCATGGGTGCTGCTTTCTTGTATGAGAGGTTCGTCAGAGAGCACATACGGAGATATGTTACTGGAAGGGGCCAGGCCCACAACCAGCCCAGTTTGATCCAGGCCCAGCCTAAGATTCACAAGCAACAAACCAAGAAATCTCCCACTGGGTCCAAGCCCAGGAAGAAGTTTGTTGACTTCATCATACCCAAGAAA GGTGATAATCAAGAGGCATATTGA